The following DNA comes from Ornithinimicrobium avium.
GGGGGCGCCCGAGGCGTGGTGCGCCGGCCTGCTGGAGGAGATCCGCGGGAGCACCGGCGGACTGACCGCCTCGATCGGGGTCGCCACCTCGAAGATGATGGCCAAGCTGGCCAGCGAGATGGACAAGCCGGCGGGCGTCACCGTCATCCGGCCGGGGGAGGAGCTCGCGGCACTCCACCCGCTCAGCGTGCGTGCGATCCCCGGCATCGGACCGGCGACGGGGGCCCGGCTGCGCGGTTTCGGGGTGGAGACGGTCGCCGACCTCGCGCGGGTGTCCGAGGCCGACCTGATGGCGATCTTCGGGACGGCCCAGGGGGCCGCGCTGCACCGCCTGGCCGTCGCCGACGACGAGCGGCCCGTCGTCGCCGAGCGGGAGGCCAAGTCGATCTCGGTCGAGGAGACCTTCGCCACCGACATCACCGACCGGACGGTGCTGGAGGCGGAGCTGGCCCAGATGGCTCAGCGGCTGGCGGCGCGGCTGTCCGCGGCCCAGGTCTTCGCCCGGACCACGACGGTCAAGGCGCGGGAGCACGACTTCACCACGCACACGCGCTCCGGCACGCTGCCCTTCGCGACCGGCGACGAGACGGTCATCCTGCGCGAGGGGCGAAGGCTGCTCGGCACGCTTGACGTCAGCACCGGGCTCCGGCTGCTCGGGCTCGGGGTCGCCGGCCTGACCGGGCACGCCCAGGAGGAGCTGGCGCTGGAGGCGGCCTACCCGGTCGCGGTCCCGGCCGAGCTGCCGGACGTGCTGGCCGAGGCCGAGCCCGAGGAGGGAGCGGAGCCCACCCGGGAGCGTGGCGGGCTGCTGGCCCGGTCGACGGGGGGGTGGAGCACGGGCCAGGACGTGCTCCACGACGAGCACGGTGCCGGCTGGGTGTGGGGCAGCGGGCGGGGCCTTGTCACCGTCCGTTTCGAGGGGCCGCTCACCGGCCCGGGGCCGGTGCGTTCCTTCCGGGCGGACGACCCCGCGCTGCTCGAGGCGGACCCTCCGGACTGGCGGGGGACCCCTGTCTGAGCGTGCTAGTCTTGTCCGTCGTTGCCCCGCTCCCCACGAGCGAGGCGGCACCACCTGTCCGGGTGGCGGAATGGCAGACGCGCTAGCTTGAGGTGCTAGTGCCCTTAACGGGCGTGGGGGTTCAAGTCCCCCTCCGGACACCAGGCGGGCTGACCTGCGGAAACGCGGTCAGCGGGAGTCCGACCGTCATGACCCCCACGCATTCGCTGCCTACACGGGCGATTCGGAGGAGTGGAGCGCTGGCGCTTCACTTCCCTGTGCTCTGTCACGAGTTCGCGCATGCCCTCCACCCGCCCGGAGTGCGGATGGACCGTCACGCTGCGACCCGCCATGCCGACCCTCGCACTAAGATGCGCTACGACCGAGCACGCAAGAACCTCGACCGTCACCCCAACTACATCCTGGCCGCCTACATGGCCTCCGGCACCTGAGGGACGCGAGGGGAGCTGCCGCAACGAGGATTGGGGTGATGAACCGGAGACCGTTGCGTCGTGGTACTGCGGGTAGTACCGTTGAGGCGTGCCGTCCGTTGCCAAGATCCTGGCTCAGATGCGAGCCAACCCGCGCAACATCAGGTACGAGGATCTCGCCAAGGTGTGCGAGCACAATTTCGGCCCACCCAGGACCAGCGGCGGCTCGCACGCCGTGTTCAAGACACCGTGGCCGGGCGACCCGCGAGTGTCCAGAACGACCATGGCAAGGCCAAGCCGTACCAGGTCCGACAGGTCCTGGCGGCGATCGAGAAGAAGGAGGCAGCCCAGTGAGCACCACGATGCCCGACGTCTCGCACTACACCTACCGCGTCAGTTGGTCTCCCGAGGACGAGGAGTTCGTCGCCACCTGCCTTGAGCTGCCCTCCCTGTCCTGGCTTGCCCCCACCCAGGACGAGGCCTTGCACGGCCTCCGCGACCTGGTGCACCACGTCGTTGAAGACCTACACCGCAGCAACGAGCCCATCCCCGAGCCATTGTCCTCACGGGCCTATTCGGGCAAGTTCAACCTGCGCGTCGGCGAACGACTCCACCGCGAGCTCGCCATCAAGGCAGCCGAAGAACACCTCAGCCTCAACCAGTACGTCGTCCGCAAACTCGGCGACGCATCCTGAGCTGCCAATCCTGTATTGGCACCAGGAGCGTGGTCGCACGCTATTGCCGTCTGTCGCGGGCCTCGACGTGCGTCCTTCCACCGCCTGTCGACCAGCGGGAATTTAGGCGTGTGCCGATGAGGAGCACGTTGCCGTGGCTCCGGGCCCATGCCCTCAGTGGGTGAGAGTCACGAGAAGGCGGCCTCGAGGGCAAAAAAGATGAATCCGATGAAACGGGTGGGGTCTGACTTGCTTGGCGGTAGCAGATGGGGCGGCGTTTCGGGCGAGACGGGCGGCTCGCTTATTGCCGTGATTCTGAAGCCCGCGGCGGTGAACGACTCCGCCATCGCGCTCAGCGAGCGGTACCAAATCGTCAGTGTCGCGGAGACGCCGTCGAAGTCGTACTCCTCTTGGTTCGGCACGGTCGCGAAGTAGTTGACCTCTGGGTACATCAGCGGTGGGATGAGTGGGTGGTTGACCACCACGACGAGTCGACCGCCAGGCTTCAGCACCCGGTGCAGCTCGGCCAGCGGCAGCGACCAGTCCTCGACGTAGTGAAGAACGAGCACCACCAGCGCGTCGTCGAAGGCTTCGGTCTCGTACGGAAGTGGCTGGGTCAGGTCAGCCACCTCCAGGTCAGCCTCGTCTCCGAGCCGCTGCCGGGCGAGCCGGATCATTGCGGGGCTGGCGTCGAACGCAGTCACGGCCGCGCCCCGCTCCTTCAGGTCGGCCAGGAGCGGTCCGGAGCCGCAGCCCGCGTCCAAGATCCTGCGCCCCGCGACATCACCGAGCAGCTCCAATACCGCTGGCCGGGCGTACCACCGGTTGAACAGGCCGTTCTCGTTGGCTCGCGCGTACGCATCAGCGAACGCGTCGTAGTGGTCTGGTTGCTGCTCGACGGTCTGCGGTTCGGACGTCATGTCACGCCAGTTTGCCAGGTCGGTTGCGCTCGGCATCGGCTTCCGCGCGGCCCGAGTCCCATATTGTGGACGCATGGCGAGGCCGTTCATCACGGTACGGAATCTGGAGCTCAGGATCAGGGAGGGCACCCTTCCTTGGGATGAGTCGGTTTCTTACGACACGGTCGACCTCATCCTGGACGGTAAGAACTTGGTGGAGTGGCTTCGCCCGTACGCACCACCCGGGCTTGACCCGCCCGAGTACCTCGGTCATCGTTTCGGGACCAACATGACGGAGCTTCTGCTTGGCCGAGGTCCTGTGGACGCGTCCGGGCGCGCAGCGCTTCTGGGATGTACGTGCTCGGACATCAACTGCGGCCCACTTCTGGTTCTTATAGACGTTGAGCCCGAAACCGTGACGTGGTCGCACTTTGGGCGGGGACCTGACATCGAGTACGACTGGCTGGAGCTGCAGTTCGACCGGGACACCTACGTGATGGCGCTCACGAAGTACGAGCAGACCACCTGATTCGGCTACCGTCGCGCCGAGCCGGCGGGCGCCATGCTCGGGACCCTGTACTACATCGTCGTCCAGTGACAACCTGCAGCCGTGTGTGCAGGTGATCTCCGGGTTGCGCAAGGAGTCCGAGCGCACCTGGGACGACCGCTACCCTGCGGGAACCCAGGGCAAGCGCCCGAACCGGTCCCAGGTGTACTCGGGTACGGCTGAGCGCAGATGAGCAGGCCAGGGTCCAGAGCGTGGCCGGGGCCACGCACCTACCTGCGTCGACCCTGGTGCGTTCCTGGATCCTCGAGCGGCTTGACCAAGAGAGCGCCTGACACGCACTACCTCGTCCAGGGGAGAGCATCGAATCGCCGTTGACGAATGCTCAGTCGCCGCAGGCGTTCGGCGCGTACCTCAGCGGACCTGGCAACCAGGACCCCGAAGTGCAGCTCGGCCAGGGTGGCAGCGCTGATGGCCAGGACGGCGGGGATGGGCGAACGGTGTCATCGAACAGTTCTCGGTCAGCCTTCCAATCCCCGTCGAGGGCACAGATGCGGTCCACTACCTCGTCCACGGCATGCGCCGGGGGAGCGGCTTCGCCGAGAAGGACCGGATGGCCGCGCAGAACGTGGCCGACGCCCTCGTCGCGCACGGCACCGGTCGGGCCGTCTACCTCTCGGGCATCGTCCCCCCCGTGGAGCACGGGGAGCCCAGCGAGCACATCACGTCCCGCCTCGAGGTCGAGAAGATCCTCAGCACGACGCCGGCGACGGTGCTCACGCTGCGCGCCGCGGTGCTGATGGGCAGCGGCTCCACCTCATTCGAGATCATCCGCCAGGTGAGCGAGCGCATGCCCGTCCAGACCGTGCCGACCTGGATGAATTCCGACGTCCAGCCGATCGCCGTCGTCGACGCGGTCACCGCGCTCGTGGGTGCCCTGACCGCGGAAGTAGGAAGCCGAAGCTACGACATCGGCGGGCCCGACAGGCTGCCCTACGGGGACCTGCTCGATAGGTATGCCGTCATGGCGGGTGTGCCGAGGAGGACTTCGTCCGTGACCTGCTGCCCGACGACTACCCGCTGATGGGTCTGGAGGAGTCGATCCGCCGGTCGTTGGCGGACCGCGGTACGCAGACTCCTGCAGACTCCCGCACGGCGGACCCGATGGGCCCCATGCCCCAGGACCCGTCCTGGGCTGCCGGCGGCACCGGGCAGCCGCTGCTCGCCAGGGCGGTCGACACCGTGCAGGACGTCGCCGGCCGGGTGCTCCCGCACTAGCACCCAAGACCGGGGGCGGCGAAGGAGATCGGGCGCCTGACGCCGAGTCTGGACGATGCGTAGGCTGGCGGTCACCGCCAGGCCCGTCGAGAGGACCGCTCCGATGACCACCGTCGTCACCCACCCCACCGTCCTGACCGAGATCGATGTGGAGGAGCGCGTCGCGACGGTCACCCTCAACCGCCCGGAGAAGCGCAACGCGCTCTCCCTCGCGCTGATGACCGAGGTCGTGGAGGTGCTGCGCGAGATCGGGGCGCGCAAGGACGTCTCCGTGGTGATCCTCGCCGGCGCCGGCCCGGCGTTCAGCGCCGGCCACGACCTCGGCGAGATGACCGGCCGCAGCATGGAGGAGTACCGCGAGATCTTCGACCGGTGCTGCGAGCTGATGGAGACGGTGCAGTCGATCCCGCAGCCCGTCATCGCCCGGGTCCAGGGCATCGCCACCGCTGCGGGTTGCCAGCTCGCCGCCACCTGCGACCTGGTGGTCGCCGAGGAGGCGGCCCGCTTCGGGACGCCCGGGGTGAAGATCGGCCTGTTCTGCTCCACCCCGATGGTCGCGGTCAGCCGGGTCGTCGGCCAGAAGCGTGCGATGCAGCTGCTCCTCACCGGCGTCCCGATCGACGCCGCGACCGCCGCAGACTGGGGCCTGGTCAACGAGGTCGTCCCCGCCGACCGGCTCGAGGGGCGAACCCGCGAGCTGGCCCTGCAGATCGCCGCCGCCAGCTCGGTCGTGACCGGGATCGGCAAGGAGGCCTTCTACGCCCAGATCTCCCGCGACCAGCGGTCGGCCTATGAGTACACCAAGACGGTGATGACCATGAACGCGCTCGCGCCCGACGCCCAGGAGGGCATGTGTGCGTTCCTGGAGAAGCGCCAGCCCACCTGGTCCGACCGCACCTGAGGTCGTCGCGTCCGCCGGTCTAGTCTCGGGGCATGGACTGCTGTGGCAGCGGCTACGACGAGGTCTTCACCGAGCGGCAGGCCCGCTGGCTGCGGCGACGCTACGAGAAGCGCGGGCTCGGCGAACCCGGCCGCACCATGGTCGACCTCGTCGCGGCCCGCGGTCTGGACGGGGCCACCGTGCTCGAGATCGGCGGGGGAGTCGGTGAGCTGCACGTCGAGCTCCTGCGGCGCGGGGCCGCGCGGGCCAGCAGCGTCGAGCTCACCTCGTCCTGGGGGGCCGAGGCCCGGCGCCTGCTGCGTGACCACCAGCTGGAGGGCCGCGTGACGAGGGCCGTCGGCGACCTGGTCCAGGACCCCGGACTCGCCGGGGAGGCGGACGTCGTGGTGCTCAACCGGGTGGTCTGCTGCTACCCGGACGTCGTCTCTCTGCTCGCCGCCGCAGGCTCGCGCGCCGGGCGGACGCTCGCCTTCTCCTACCCGCCCCGCAACGCCGTCGTCCGCGTCGGGCTGGCGGTGGTCAACGGGTGGCAGCGGTTCAAGGGCCGGGACTACCGGGCCTTCGCGCACCCGCCCGGCATGATGCACGAGGTGCTGGAGCAGGCCGGCCTGCGCCCGGTGGTGCGCACCCGCAGCGGGGTGTGGACGGTGAGCGTGCTGGAGCGCGCGGACGCCCTCGAGCGGGCGGCCTGAGCCCTCAGCCCGCGACCCTCAGCGCGCCGGCGCCAGCTGCAGCGTCGTCAGGCAGGTGGGGCTGCCCGGCGTGGTGCTCAGCGGCACGCTGCCGGTGCCCCCGCCGGCGGACATCTCGACCGTGCCGCCCTGGACGCCCCGGGGCAGCCAGAACCCGGCGAAGCCGTTGGCGCCCGTGGTCACGGTCTGCTCCACGAGCACCTCACCGGTGCCGTCGGTGATGCGCACCTCGACGTCCTCGCCGGGCAGCTCGCCCTGGCAGCCCCCGAGCGCGTGGTAGAAGCAGTCGTGGGTGGTGCGCACGTAGGGCGCCACCGAGACGTAGAAGAGGTCGTCGGGGAGGGGCAGCGCGGTCTCGGTGCTCCCGTCGCCCACCACGAGGTGGTCCTCACGGACCGAGGCCTGCACCGTCAGCGGCCTGGTGCCGGGGTCGGACTCCAGCCGGTCCACGACCTCACGCCCGTCGGCACCCGCCAGGCCGAACGGCGCGAGCAGCGCCTCCACGTCCGCCGAGCTGGCGCTGGCCAGGGGGGCTGCACCTGCGGCACCGTCCGCCTCGGTCGCGGGCTGGGAGCAGCCGGTCAGGGCGAGCGCGAGGGCGAGGCCGAGCGCGGAGATCGTCAGAGGTGCACGCATGGGGCCATATTACTACGTGCTGTCGTTGCGCATGCCCGCTCAGTCCTCCCCGGCGAGCTCCAGCAACGCGTCCAGGTCGGTGATCGTGACGCGTCCACCCGGGCGCTGGGCGATGACGCCGGTGTCGGTCAGCCGGCGCAGCTGCCGGCTGAGCGACTCCGGCGTGGTGTCGAGCAGCGAGGCGATGTCCTTCTTGGCCAGGGGAAGGGTCACCGTGGGGCCGTCGCCGGTGTGCCGTGCGGGCAGCGAGACGAGGTAGGCGGCCAGCCGCGAGGAGACGTCGCCGCTGATGACGGACGCCAGCCGGGCCTCGGTCTCATCCAGCCGCCGGCTCACGCCCTGCAGCAGCCGCAGCCCGACGCTGGGGTGCTCGCGGAGCAGCCGGTCGAGGTCGGCGTGCCGGAAGACGCACATGCTGCCGGTCTCCATCGCCGTGGCGAAGTGGTCGGGGCGCGCCCCGCTGATGAACGCCGACTCGCCGGCGAAGTCCCCGGGACCCAGCACCCGCACGATCTGCTCGTGGCCGTCCGGGCTCACCCGGGAGATCTTGACCCGACCGGTGTGCACCACCATCAGCTGGGAGACGTCCGAGCCGGGGGCGTAGACCTGGTCGTCCTTGTCGACCCGCGTCGGCCTCGCCACCTGGGCCACCTCGACCTGCTCCTCGTGGGTCAGACCCTGGAAGAGCGGCACGCGGGCCACGCACAGGTCGTCCTGCGCGGCCATGGGCAGCTCGATCATCGTCATGGGGCCCCGGTCAGCCGATGGGGCGGCAGTCGTTGCCGCACTCGCTGTCGTGGTCCTCGTGGCCCGACCACGACGATGCGCGGTGGAGCACCGCGGTGCTCGGCGTGATCCGCAGCGCGCCGGCCTCGTCCAGCACGCCCTCGCCGTCCACGATGAGGGTGTAGCCGCCGCGCTCCCGCGGCGGCATCAGCACCGTCACCGCGGGCCGGTCGCCCACCGTCCGCCGCGCGGTCCTCCCGGGCTCTTCGAGGACGACGACGCCCTCCACGAGCTCGGGGAAGACCTCGGCCACGTGAGGGCGTGGCTCGCCGGCCGTCAGCAGGTATGCGGTGTCGTGGCGTCCGAGCGCCTCGCCGAGCGCCGTCAGGTCCACCGGGATGCTCATGGCCCCATCATGCCCGGCACACTGGGGGACATGCCTGCCACCCCCGACCCGCGCACCACCGGTCTGCTCCTCGCCGCAGGGGCCGGCCGCCGCTACGGCGGGCCCAAGGCGCTCGTGGTCGAGGACGGCGAGCCGTGGGTGGTGCGCACCGCCCGTGCCCTGCTCGACGGCGGCTGCGCCGACGTCCTCGTGGTCACCGGGGCGGACGCCGACCAGGTCGAGGAGCTGCTCGCCACCCACGAGGGCAGCAGGGTCGCCACCACCCGGTGCGGCACCTGGGAGGAAGGCATGGGCGAGTCGCTGCGCGCCGGCCTCACCGCCCTGGCCACCCGGGGCCGCGCGGTGCCGCTCCGTGTCCTCGTCCACCTGGTGGACCTGCCGGACGTCGGCGCCGACGTCGTCGCCCGCGTCCTCGCGTCCCGGGGAGGCGGCACCGACGACCTGGCCCGCGCGGCCTACGACGGGCGCCCCGGGCACCCGGTCCTGCTGGGCCGGGACCACTGGCAGCGCGCCCTGGCTGACGCCAGCGGGGACGCGGGCGCGCGCACCTACCTGAGGCGGGCCACGCCATACCTCGTCGAGTGCGGCGACCTGTCCACCGGACGGGACGTCGACACCAGGGAGTGACCGCCGGCCGGAGAACGCGGCGAGCGTGCGCCATACTCGCCCCATGCAGGCCGCCGACGTCTTCGCCAGCCCCCGGTCGCTCGCCGACGCCCTCGGGGGCACCGGCTACCTGGCCGACGACGGCCTGGCCACCGTGGCCTGGCTCGGCCGCAGGCTGGGCCGCCCGATCCTGCTCGAGGGGGAGCCGGGCACCGGCAAGACCGCGCTGGCCGAAGGGGTCGCCGAGCTGCTGGACGTGCCGGTGGTGCGGCTGCAGTGCTACGAGGGGATCGAGGCCAGCCAGGCCCTCTACGACTGGGACTTTCCCCGCCAGATCCTGCACCTGCGCGCGGTCGAGGCGGCTGGCGCGGGTGACGGACGCGACGTGGAGGCCGAGCTGTTCACCGACCGCTTCCTGCTGCCGCGTCCCATCCTGCGCGCCCTCCGGGAGCCGTGCGTGCTGCTCATCGACGAGGTCGACCGTGCCGACGACGAGTTCGAGGCATTCCTGCTCGAGGTGCTCTCCACCTGGTCGGTGACCATCCCCGAGCTCGGCACGGTCGCGGCGGCCGAGCCGCCCTTCACCGTGCTCACCTCCAACCGGACCCGCGAGCTGCACGACGCGCTCAAGCGCCGCTGCCTCTACCACTGGATCGACCACCCGGGGCTGGAGCGCGAGCTGGCGATCGTGCGCTCGCGGCTGCCCGGGGTCGACCAGGCGCTGGCGGCCCAGGTCGTCGAGGTGGTCCAGCGGCTGCGCGCCGAGGAGGACCTCGTCAAGACGCCCGGCGTCGCCGAGACCCTCGACTGGGCGCGGGCGCTGCAGGCGCTCGGCGTCAGCCGGCTCGACCCCGAGGTGGCGGCCAGCACCCTGGGCGCGGCCGTGAAGTACCGCGAGGACGCCGAGCGCGTCCGCGTCGCGCTCGACCGGATGCTCACCCCCTGACCGGTATGCCGTGAGCTCGCCCGTGCAGCAGCCGCACCAGGTCGACGGCTGGGACGCCGCCCAGACCCTGGGCGGCTTCGCGCGAGCCTGCCGGGCGGCGGGGATGCCGGTGACCGCGGACCGCGAGCGCACCTTCCTGTCCGCCTGCGCGGCGCTGGGCCTGGCCCGGCGCGACGACGTCTACTGGGCCGGACGGGCCACCCTCACCGCCTCGCCGGCCGACGTGGAGCCCTACGACCGGGTGTTCACCGGGTGGTTCGGGGGCCGGCCGATGCACGCCGTCAGCCAGCACGAGGTGGCCCGCTCCACCACCGTGCAGGCCGCGCTGGAGGAGTCGGCCCCGGGTGACGGGAAGGACGGCGGCTCCGAGGACGTGGTGCGTGCCGCCGCCTCCACCGAGGAGGTCCTGCGCCACCGGGACGTCGCCGGCCTGTCCCCCGCCGACCGGGCCGCGCTGCGCCGGCAGTTCGCCACGCTGCGCCCGCGCCCGCCGACCCGCCCGGCGCGCCGCCACGTGCCCGCCCACCACGGCACCGTGGACGGTCGCGCCACCGCCCGCCTGCACCTGCGCCACCTGGGGGAGCCGGCGCGGATCCGCTACCGCCGCCGGGGACGGCGCGCGCGGAAGGTGGTGCTGCTCGTGGACGTCAGCGGGTCGATGAGCGCCTACGCCGACGCGCTGCTGCGGCTGGCGCACGTCATGGTCCAGGCCGCGCCGCGCACCACGGAGGTCTTCACCGTCGGCACCCGGCTGACGCACGTCACGAGGGCCCTGCGCGAGCGGGACCCGGACCGGGCGCTGCTGGCCGCCGGCGAGGCCGTGCCCGACTGGTCGGGCGGCACCCGGCTGGGGGAGTCCGTCGGGGTCTTCCTGCGCCGCTTCGGCCGGCGCGGCATGGCGCGCGGCGCGGTCGTGGTGATCTTCAGCGACGGCTGGGAGCGGGAGCGACCCGAGCTCCTCGGCGAGCAGGTGCGGCGGCTGCGGACCCTGGCCCACAGGGTGGTCTGGGTGAACCCCCACCGGGGCAAGACCGGCTACCTGCCGGTGCAGGCCGGGATCGTGGCCTGCCTGCCGCACGTCGACGCGTTCGTCGCCGGTCATTCCCTGGCCGCCTTCGAGGAGGTCCTGGACGTCGTCGCCGGGGCTCAACGTCCTGGAGGGCCTTGACCCGCCGTGGGATGCTGAGGCATGCGTGACGTTCTTGATGAGCTCCTCGCCTGGTGGCGGGCCGGGGAGCAGGTGGCGCTGGGGACCGTGGTCGGCACCTGGTCCTCGGCGCCGCGGCAGCCGGGCGCCGCCATGGTCGTGGGCGTCGGGGGAGAGGCGGTGGGCTCGGTCTCCGGAGGGTGCGTGGAGGGCGCGGTCTACGAGCTGGGCGAGCAGGTCATCGGCTCGGGCGCGCCGGTGCTGCAGCGCTACGGCGTCTCCGACGACGAGGCGATGGGCGTGGGCCTGACCTGCGGCGGGATCCTGGACGTCTTCGTGGAGCGCGTCTCCCCGCAGGACTTCCCCGAGCTGGGCGAGATCGCCGAGGACATCGACGCGGGCCGGCCGGTCGCGGTGGCGACGGTCGTGGCGCACCCCGACGCCGCATACCTCGGGCGGCACCTGGTGATCCGTCCGGAGGGGGAGGAGCCGGCCGGGACGCTGGGCAGCGAGCGGATCGACCACTCGGTCGTCGACGACGCGCGGGGGATGCTCGCGCAGGGGCGGACCGGGACGATCGAGTACGGCCCCGAGGGCGAGAGGCGCGGCGAGGGGATGCGCGTCTTCGTCGCCTCCTACGCGCCCAAGCCACGGATGCTCGTCTTCGGCGCCATCGACTTCGCGGCGGCCGTGGCTCGGGTCGGCAGCTTCCTGGGCTACCACGTCACCGTGTGCGACGCACGACCCGTCTTCGCGACCCGCACCCGCTTCCCGCAGGCCGACGAGGTCGTGGTCACGTGGCCGCACCGCTACGTCGCCGAGGAGCTGGCGGCAGGGCGGCTCGACTCCCGCACCGTCGCCTGCGTCCTGACCCACGACCCGAAGTTCGACGTGCCCCTGCTGGAGATCCTGCTCGGCGAGGACGCGCCGGACCTGGCCTACATCGGTGCGATGGGATCCCGGCGCACCCACGAGGACCGGCTGGCCCGGCTGCGCGAGGCGGGACTGAGCGAGGACCACCTGGCCCGGCTGCGCAGCCCCATCGGGCTCGACCTCGGCGCGCGCACCCCGGAGGAGACGGCCGTGAGCATCGCGGCGGAGATCATCCAGGACCGCTGGGGCGGCGGCGGCGAACCGCTGACCACGACCCGGGGCCCGATCCACCGGCACGGCTGGGTGGAGGCCGCGCCGAGCATTTGAAGGGTCCCTGACCTGCTTTAAAAGGAGTACGAACATCGGGTAGCGAGGGTCTTCCGGCTGCGCTATGGTGCTTCCAGCCTTCATCCAGGCGGGTCCGGCCCGCACACGAGAACGGGGACGAGCATGGCGGTCGTCGACGAGCGTCAGGAGGTCCAGGAGGGCGGCCGAGCAGAGCTCCCGATCTCCAAGGGATGGGTCCAGGGCATCGCCCTGGTCTTCGTGTTCGGGTTCACGGTGATGGGCATCCTCGCCGCCCGCACCTACACCGACTCGATGCCGCAGCCGCAGACCGTGGTCAGCTCCTCGGGGGAGACCGTCTACACCTCCGAGGACATCACCTCGGGCCAGCAGATCTTCCTGCGGCGGGGCCTGCAGCAGTACGGCTCGGTGATGGGGCACGGCGGCTACCTCGGGCCGGACTTCACGGCCGAGTACCTGCGCCTGTCCAGCGACAACGTCGCCCAGCAGCTGACCGATGCCGGCGTCCAGGACCCGACGGCCGCCACCGTGGAGATGATGCGGACCAACCGCTACGACGCCGCGACCGGCACGCTGGTGCTGACGCCGGAGCAGGTCGTCGCCTTCGAGGACATCACGGCGCACTACGCGGCCTACCTCGGGGAGGACTCCACCAAGTACGGGTTCATCCCGCGGATGATCACCGACCCGCAGGAGATCCACGACATCACCGCCTTCTTCGGGTGGACGGCGTGGGCGGCGGCGGCCGAGCGCCCCGGGCACGACTACTCCTACACGAACAACTGGCCCCCCGAGACCCGTGTCGCCAACGCCCCGACCGCGGACATCCTCGTCTGGTCGGCGATGTCGCTGGTCGCCCTCCTCGCCGGCCTGGGCGCGCTCTTCGCCCTC
Coding sequences within:
- a CDS encoding pyridoxamine 5'-phosphate oxidase family protein translates to MSIPVDLTALGEALGRHDTAYLLTAGEPRPHVAEVFPELVEGVVVLEEPGRTARRTVGDRPAVTVLMPPRERGGYTLIVDGEGVLDEAGALRITPSTAVLHRASSWSGHEDHDSECGNDCRPIG
- a CDS encoding class I SAM-dependent methyltransferase yields the protein MNGLAMRPQYGTRAARKPMPSATDLANWRDMTSEPQTVEQQPDHYDAFADAYARANENGLFNRWYARPAVLELLGDVAGRRILDAGCGSGPLLADLKERGAAVTAFDASPAMIRLARQRLGDEADLEVADLTQPLPYETEAFDDALVVLVLHYVEDWSLPLAELHRVLKPGGRLVVVVNHPLIPPLMYPEVNYFATVPNQEEYDFDGVSATLTIWYRSLSAMAESFTAAGFRITAISEPPVSPETPPHLLPPSKSDPTRFIGFIFFALEAAFS
- a CDS encoding DNA polymerase IV: MSSDPRRCVMHLDLDAFFAAVEQRDKPSLRGRPVVVGGLGGRGVVSTASYEARVFGARSAMPMIEARRRCPSGTAFLSGRFDAYRASSRVVMEILRSRSPLVEQVSVDEAYVDLSAALDPPGWGEGAPEAWCAGLLEEIRGSTGGLTASIGVATSKMMAKLASEMDKPAGVTVIRPGEELAALHPLSVRAIPGIGPATGARLRGFGVETVADLARVSEADLMAIFGTAQGAALHRLAVADDERPVVAEREAKSISVEETFATDITDRTVLEAELAQMAQRLAARLSAAQVFARTTTVKAREHDFTTHTRSGTLPFATGDETVILREGRRLLGTLDVSTGLRLLGLGVAGLTGHAQEELALEAAYPVAVPAELPDVLAEAEPEEGAEPTRERGGLLARSTGGWSTGQDVLHDEHGAGWVWGSGRGLVTVRFEGPLTGPGPVRSFRADDPALLEADPPDWRGTPV
- a CDS encoding type II toxin-antitoxin system HicB family antitoxin gives rise to the protein MSTTMPDVSHYTYRVSWSPEDEEFVATCLELPSLSWLAPTQDEALHGLRDLVHHVVEDLHRSNEPIPEPLSSRAYSGKFNLRVGERLHRELAIKAAEEHLSLNQYVVRKLGDAS
- a CDS encoding CueP family metal-binding protein, with translation MRAPLTISALGLALALALTGCSQPATEADGAAGAAPLASASSADVEALLAPFGLAGADGREVVDRLESDPGTRPLTVQASVREDHLVVGDGSTETALPLPDDLFYVSVAPYVRTTHDCFYHALGGCQGELPGEDVEVRITDGTGEVLVEQTVTTGANGFAGFWLPRGVQGGTVEMSAGGGTGSVPLSTTPGSPTCLTTLQLAPAR
- a CDS encoding class I SAM-dependent methyltransferase, which translates into the protein MDCCGSGYDEVFTERQARWLRRRYEKRGLGEPGRTMVDLVAARGLDGATVLEIGGGVGELHVELLRRGAARASSVELTSSWGAEARRLLRDHQLEGRVTRAVGDLVQDPGLAGEADVVVLNRVVCCYPDVVSLLAAAGSRAGRTLAFSYPPRNAVVRVGLAVVNGWQRFKGRDYRAFAHPPGMMHEVLEQAGLRPVVRTRSGVWTVSVLERADALERAA
- a CDS encoding enoyl-CoA hydratase, translated to MTTVVTHPTVLTEIDVEERVATVTLNRPEKRNALSLALMTEVVEVLREIGARKDVSVVILAGAGPAFSAGHDLGEMTGRSMEEYREIFDRCCELMETVQSIPQPVIARVQGIATAAGCQLAATCDLVVAEEAARFGTPGVKIGLFCSTPMVAVSRVVGQKRAMQLLLTGVPIDAATAADWGLVNEVVPADRLEGRTRELALQIAAASSVVTGIGKEAFYAQISRDQRSAYEYTKTVMTMNALAPDAQEGMCAFLEKRQPTWSDRT
- a CDS encoding Crp/Fnr family transcriptional regulator; the encoded protein is MTMIELPMAAQDDLCVARVPLFQGLTHEEQVEVAQVARPTRVDKDDQVYAPGSDVSQLMVVHTGRVKISRVSPDGHEQIVRVLGPGDFAGESAFISGARPDHFATAMETGSMCVFRHADLDRLLREHPSVGLRLLQGVSRRLDETEARLASVISGDVSSRLAAYLVSLPARHTGDGPTVTLPLAKKDIASLLDTTPESLSRQLRRLTDTGVIAQRPGGRVTITDLDALLELAGED
- a CDS encoding Rossmann-fold NAD(P)-binding domain-containing protein, translated to MAAQNVADALVAHGTGRAVYLSGIVPPVEHGEPSEHITSRLEVEKILSTTPATVLTLRAAVLMGSGSTSFEIIRQVSERMPVQTVPTWMNSDVQPIAVVDAVTALVGALTAEVGSRSYDIGGPDRLPYGDLLDRYAVMAGVPRRTSSVTCCPTTTR
- a CDS encoding nucleotidyltransferase family protein, which produces MPATPDPRTTGLLLAAGAGRRYGGPKALVVEDGEPWVVRTARALLDGGCADVLVVTGADADQVEELLATHEGSRVATTRCGTWEEGMGESLRAGLTALATRGRAVPLRVLVHLVDLPDVGADVVARVLASRGGGTDDLARAAYDGRPGHPVLLGRDHWQRALADASGDAGARTYLRRATPYLVECGDLSTGRDVDTRE